One Drechmeria coniospora strain ARSEF 6962 chromosome 01, whole genome shotgun sequence genomic region harbors:
- a CDS encoding MUS38-like protein, producing MSASNAPQPVKLSLPLEYQQNLFQELRSEDELVILARGLGQMRIVTNLLHSYDAAGNNLLVIVGAEERENGWIGEALAEHAAISATPNARGLTVVNTDFQTVGAREKMYAAGGIFSITSRILVVDLLTGLLDPVTITGLVLLHADRVVATSLEAFILRVYRQKNKVGFLKAFSDNPDPFAAGFSPLATMMRNLFLRKASLWPRFHLTVAQSLEGKRKAEVIELEVPMTDSMKEIQNAIMECVEVSIHELKKGSTGLEMDDWNLDSALLKNFDVIVRRQLDPNWHRVSWKTRQIVNDLTVLRALLNNLLTYDAVSFLQHLDTIHAAHSPPPGSTRQSQSPWLFLDAAQVIFDTARRRVYSANPSTVSRTGSIDHLEPALEELPKWALLADVLDEIDRDLYFEPPTRDDSSGTILMMCSNTDTCRQLRDFLQTMHVKPTTEHPVDDDDDDGEEAHKPSAAFFMRRRLRNYLIWKKQFAQVSATLFQENQKALNSAVDGRPGHGDGTRAGRAPPSKRRRVRGGGNVALSAGRAANGVIAQYFEKPAEVADLLAEVQMTEAEAQQKAEIGGADPLEDMEDYFHLYDCQDLVVVHAYDGDQDEHVLEEVKPRYIIMYEPDASFIRRVEVYRSSHNDRNVRVYFMYYGGSVEEQRYLSSVRREKDAFTKLIRERASMSLVMTADGQGPEDAQEAFLRTVNTRIAGGGRLAATAQPPRVVVDVREFRSSLPSLLHGRSMIIVPCMLTVGDYILSPNICVERKSVTDLISSFKDGRLYSQAETMFQHYRSPMLLIEFDQNKSFTLEPFADLSGSLSSVAPTNVSSDLQSKLVLLTLAFPKLRIIWSSSPYQTAEIFESLKTQEDEPDPIAAVQAGLDKDMQAEDQAFNREPQEMLAIVPGVTPKNIKNLVLETTNLREVANMDEKELEPLVGKTAAKAIDGFFRRNVMEEED from the exons ATGTCGGCAAGCAATGCGCCGCAACCAGTGAAGCTCTCGCTACCCCTG GAGTATCAGCAGAACCTCTTCCAGGAACTCCGGTCCGAAGATgagctcgtcatcctcgcccgtGGCCTCGGCCAGATGCGCATCGTCACCAACCTTCTCCACTCgtacgatgccgccggcaacaatctcctcgtcatcgtcggcgccgaggaacGGGAAAACGGCTGGATCGGCGAAGCCCTGGCCGAGCACGCAGCCATCAGCGCGACTCCCAACGCCCGCGGCTTGACCGTTGTGAATACCGACTTTCAAACCGTCGGTGCCCGCGAGAAGATGTACGCCGCCGGGGGCATCTTCAGCATCACCTcccgcatcctcgtcgtcgacctgctcACCGGTCTTCTCGATCCCGTCACCATCACCggtctcgtcctcctccacgCAGACCGCGTCGTGGCCACGTCACTCGAGGCCTTCATCCTTCGCGTCTACCGCCAGAAGAACAAGGTCGGCTTCCTCAAGGCCTTTTCCGACAACCCCGACCCCTTTGCCGCCGGCTTCTCACCcctggcgacgatgatgcgaAACTTGTTCCTCAGAAAGGCCTCGCTGTGGCCACGGTTCCACCTCACCGTCGCCCAGTCGCTCGAGGGAAAGAGAAAGGCCGAAGTTATCGAGCTCGAGGTCCCGATGACGGATTCCATGAAGGAAATACAAAACGCCATCATGGAGTGCGTCGAGGTCAGCATCCACGAGCTCAAGAAGGGGAGCACGGGcctcgagatggacgactGGAACCTCGACAGCGCCTTGCTCAAGAACTTTGACGTCATCGTTCGCCGCCAGCTGGACCCCAACTGGCATCGCGTCAGCTGGAAGACGCGGCAGATCGTCAACGACCTCACCGTGCTCCGCGCCCTCCTCAACAATCTTCTCACCTACGATGCCGTCTCCTTCCTGCAGCACCTCGACACCATTCACGCCGCGCACTCTCCCCCTCCTGGCTCGACCCGTCAATCCCAGTCCCCCTGgctcttcctcgacgccgcccagGTCATCTTCGACACGGCCCGAAGGCGCGTCTACTCGGCCAACCCGAGCACCGTCTCCCGAACCGGCAGCATCGATCACCTCGAaccggcgctcgaggagcttCCGAAGTGGGCGCTCCTGGCAGACGTTCTGGACGAGATTGACCGAGACCTCTACTTTGAGCCCCCGACGAGGGACGACTCGAGCGGGACCATTCTGATGATGTGTTCGAACACCGACACTTGCAGGCAGCTGCGGGACTTTTTGCAGACGATGCATgtgaagccgacgacggagcatccggtcgacgacgacgacgacgacggagaagaaGCCCACAAGCCGTCGGCAGCCTTCTTCATGAGGAGGCGACTTCGGAACTACCTCATCTGGAAGAAGCAGTTTGCCCAAGTCAGCGCCACACTCTTCCAGGAGAACCAGAAGGCCCTCAacagcgccgtcgacggccggcccggACACGGAGACGGCACGCGCGCCGGCAGGGCACCGCCGAGCAAGAGACGGAGGgtccgaggcggcggaaACGTGGCCCTCTCGGCCGGCCGAGCGGCGAACGGAGTGATCGCGCAGTACTTTGAGAAGCCCGCCGAGGTTGCCGATCTCTTGGCCGAGGTGCAGATGacggaggccgaggcgcagCAGAAGGCGGAGATTGGTGGTGCCGATCCGCTCGAGGATATGGAGGACTACTTTCACCTCTACGACTGCCaggacctcgtcgtcgtccatgcaTACGACGGGGACCAGGACGAGCACGTGCTGGAGGAGGTCAAGCCGCGCTACATCATCATGTATGAACCGGACGCGTCCTTCATCCGTCGCGTCGAGGTCTACCGGTCGTCGCACAACGACAGAAATGTGAGGGTCTACTTCATGTATTACGGAGGATCCGTCGAGGAGCAACGCTACCTCTCCTCCGTCCGGCGCGAAAAGGACGCGTTCACGAAGCTCATCCGCGAGCGGGCGAGCATGTCGCTGgtcatgacggccgacggccaaggcccCGAGGATGCCCAGGAAGCCTTTCTCCGCACCGTCAACACGAGGAtcgctggcggcggccggctggcggcgacggcgcaaCCACcacgcgtcgtcgtcgacgtgcgGGAGTTTaggtcgtcgctgccgtcgctgctcCACGGGCGGTCGATGATCATCGTCCCGTGCATGCTCACCGTCGGCGACTACATCCTGTCGCCCAACATCTGCGTCGAGCGCAAGTCGGTGACGGACCTGATCTCCTCCTTCAAGGACGGccggctgtacagccaggcGGAAACGATGTTTCAGCACTACCGCAGCCCGATGCTGCTGATCGAGTTTGACCAGAACAAGTCCTTCACGCTCGAGCCCTTCGCCGACCTGTCCGGGAGCCTCAGCAGCGTGGCGCCGACCAACGTCTCGTCCGACCTCCAGTCCAAGCTCGTCCTCCTGACGCTCGCCTTCCCGAAGCTGCGCATCAtctggtcgtcgtcgccgtaccAGACGGCCGAGATATTCGAGTCGCTGAAGACGCAGGAGGACGAGCCGGACCCGATCGCGGCGGTGCAagccggcctcgacaaggacATGCAGGCCGAGGACCAGGCCTTTAACCGAGAGCCGCAAGAGATGCTGGCCATCGTTCCGGGCGTGACGCCGAAGAATATCAAGAACCTCGTGCTCGAGACGACGAACTTGAGAGAGGTGGCGAACATGGACGAAAAGGAGCTCGAGCCGCTGGTGGGAAAGACAGCAgccaaggccatcgacggcttcTTCCGTCGCAACGTcatggaggaggaagacTAG
- a CDS encoding acetylornithine deacetylase, protein MSSRRRPLHRNPAAQSWTAVAPEPAEEMAVEKFHLQFPGGPTRLLPLEDLARELGVAAVYLKDETCRFGLPSFKMLGASWAAFRALVERLRLPTDTSLAVLSETLARKPVTLCAASKGNHGRAVARMGALLAVPVVIYVSSDTHRSTVASLESEGAKVVVGKGTYDDALESARRTAEENRWLLIQDFAFDEHRDMLEWIIDGYRTMMREIDGQLGPVSPTLVVSPAGVGSLAQAAVSHFKQAGRRTRVMTVEPDTAACIYKSLRRNELVSVATGASVMAGLDCGTPSSTAWPTLRSGVDASVTVSDYESHEAIEYLKTRGVFAGPCAGAPLAALCRLDAKDKAALSLDGNSTIVVLCTEGTREYDTPMDVSMDDAVGLTQALARVGSGNPSRGSAPGPGETEMARYIAAWLEHRDIETHWIEHAKGHPSIVARIPGSGADRSFMLGGRIDTVTTLGYGGDAFDGSIQDGELHGRGAMGVESSLAAALVALADAKMQNQAGHVIFATVDDEEGMSIGTEMILGPGWRPDAAITNDPTCESIVHAHTASIGSSQGLQMRSKAHLPPSRISIELHEPFDSLVGRAVGEAVGSKPEFVRQSFFDELCPACRQGQNGPPLATQGRGPVHKEEWEDAASSERVADGLGVRSKLVLCKATMKQRTQPAYVPMKNDAHERQLRFHLGQVLKL, encoded by the exons atgtcttcccgtcgtcgtccgctgCATCGGAATCCGGCGGCGCAATCATGGACAGCCGTCGCTCCCGAGCCCgccgaggagatggccgTTGAAAAGTTCCATCTCCAGTTCCCCGGGGGCCCGACGAGGCTGCTTCCGCTCGAGGACCTGGCTCGGGAActtggcgtcgccgccgtctacCTCAAGGACGAGACCTGCCGCTTTGGCCTGCCGTCCTTCAAGATGCTCGGCGCTTCCTGGGCCGCATttcgcgccctcgtcgagcggctGCGGCTCCCCACGGACACCTCCCTTGCCGTCCTGAGCGAGACGCTGGCCCGCAAGCCCGTCACGCTCTGCGCCGCGAGCAAGGGAAACCACGGAAGGGCGGTTGCGCGCATGGGCGCCTTGCTCGCCGTTCCCGTCGTAATCTACGTCTCGTCCGACACGCACAGGTCGACGGTGGCCAGCCTCGAGAGCGAAGGCGCCAAGGTGGTCGTCGGAAAGGGCACGTACGACGATGCCCTCGAGAGCGCCCGGCGAACGGCCGAGGAAAACCGCTGGCTCCTGATCCAGGACTTTGCCTTTGACGAGCACCGAGACATGCTCGAG TGGATCATCGACGGCTACCGGACCATGATGCGCGAGATAGACGGCCAGCTTGGCCCCGTCTCCCcaaccctcgtcgtctccccggccggcgtcggctccCTCGCCCAAGCCGCCGTCTCCCACTTCAAGCAGGCAGGACGGCGGACTAGGGTGATGACGGTCGAGCCCGACACGGCCGCCTGCATCTACAAGAGCCTGCGACGGAACGAGCTCGTGTCGGTTGCGACCGGCGCCTCCGTCATGGCGGGCCTGGATTGCGGAACCCCCTCTTCCACCGCCTGGCCCACGCTCCGgtccggcgtcgacgcgagcGTCACCGTGTCGGACTACGAGTCccacgaggccatcgagtACCTCAAGACCCGAGGCGTCTTCGCGGGGCCTTGCGCCGGCGCGCCTCTCGCCGCCCTTTGTCGACTCGACGCCAAGGACAAGGCCGCCCTgagcctcgacggcaactCAACCATTGTCGTGCTCTGCACCGAAGGCACGAGGGAATACGACACGCCCATGGACGTGTCCatggacgatgccgtcggcctgaCCCAGGCACTCGCCCGTGTCGGCTCCGGCAACCCCTCTCGAGGCTCCGCGCCAGGACCGGGCGAGACGGAGATGGCGCGTTACATTGCGGCATGGCTCGAGCATCGCGACATCGAGACGCACTGGATTGAGCATGCGAAAGGCCATCCCTCCATCGTCGCTCGAATCCCCGGTTCCGGCGCTGACAGGAGTTTcatgctcggcggccgcatcGATACCGTCACAACCCTCGGCTACGGTGGAGACGCCTTCGACGGTAGCATCCAGGACGGCGAGCTCCACGGTAGAGGCGCGATGGGTGTGGAAAGTAgtcttgccgccgccctggTGGCCCTAGCCGACGCGAAGATGCAAAACCAAGCCGGTCATGTCATtttcgccaccgtcgacgacgaggagggcatGAGCATCGGCACCGAGATGATCCTCGGCCCAGGTTGGCGCCCCGACGCTGCCATCACCAACGACCCGACCTGCGAGTCCATCGTCCACGCCCACACGGCCTCGATCGGCTCGAG CCAAGGACTTCAAATGCGATCCAAGGCCCATCTTCCACCGTCCCGCATCTCCATCGAGCTTCACGAACCATTCGACTCTCTGGTGGGGAGAGCTGTCGGTGAAGCTGTCGGCTCCAAGCCAGAATTCGTCAGACAATCCTTTTTTGACGAGCTGTGCCCTGCTTGCCGCCAAGGGCAAAACGGTCCTCCTTTGGCGACCCAAGGGCGAGGGCCTGTCCACAAGGAGGAATGGGAGGATGCTGCCTCGTCGGAGCGCGTGGCAGATGGACTTGGGGTGCGTAGCAAGCTAGTTTTGTGCAAAGCAACAATGAAGCAGCGTACGCAACCAGCGTACGTGCCAATGAAAAACGACGCGCATGAGCGGCAGCTACGCTTCCACCTTGGACAAGTGCTCAAGCTGTGA
- a CDS encoding homeobox and C2H2 transcription factor — MSLHDASSLGAIGSPHDPDAPLTLAPAHAAGHPAGHSADHPTGLLAGLASELTTMTMTTQDLNHVGLHHVDSDWLDSLCFAHDDGGQASASFAPELPLPGFVGSQHAALAFQPSDFALDLGLGHEPTFGHGPPSGAGLGLGHGGRPEHPAMAEFFLKNGGWRPPEPCTHCRRLRLQCFMLQTKEANPNPVNSCSSCVALFRQCSLAERSKRQPSYFETLSPVIGRLHGVNEEEDPAAAAAAAWNASPPAEPAAAASSKRTSSRSVRKTQVLRDWFSAHLDHPYPSEEEKSYLTAQSALTRTQVINWFTNARRRHRLSSQPPLATATFRSGSPMPPQSLLSGMTPFERWRHSPPDSEPVPESAIQRAIDTARSRNGLDGGADGVALGADGGHATGMFTASASDDSSMFRASAYNHSSEASLSSYSHRSNSDVALSAHSHEGCPPRPDWIDAAGKKKRAKVRAFTCGYCSRSFSKKYDWLRHERSVHAPGDVSWVCAMPLPLEQSLVVWRPGHGQPECILCGTLSPTEEHLDSHEFEACSKRALKDRTFSRKDHMWQHLYKFHGCRRWEGWKPDLNSLRHTA; from the coding sequence ATGTCCTTGCACGATGCTTCCTCTCTAGGAGCAATCGGCTCTCCCCACGATCCCGATGCGCCGCTGACGCTCGCGCCCGCGCATGCGGCTGGTCACCCGGCCGGTCATTCGGCTGACCATCCGACCGGGCTCTTGGCCGGTCTCGCCTCGGAGCttacgacgatgacgatgacgactcAAGACCTGAACCACGTGGGCTTGCACCACGTCGACTCCGACTGGCTCGATTCCCTGTGTTttgcccacgacgacgggggccaggcgtcggcctcgttcGCGCCGGAGCTGCCTTTGCCGGGCTTTGTTGGCTCGCAGCACGCCGCTCTCGCCTTCCAGCCGTCGGACTTTGCTCTCGACCTCGGACTCGGACACGAGCCCACGTTCGGGCACGGGCCTCcctccggcgccggcctcgggctcgggcACGGCGGCAGGCCCGAGCaccccgccatggccgagttCTTCCTCAAGAATGGCGGTTGGCGGCCGCCGGAGCCGTGCACGCACTGTcgccggctgcggctgcagTGCTTCATGCTGCAGACGAAGGAGGCGAACCCGAACCCGGTCAACTCGTGCTCCAGCTGCGTCGCCCTCTTCCGGCAGTGCAGCCTGGCCGAGAGGTCGAAGCGGCAGCCGTCGTACTTTGAGACGCTGTCACCCGTCATCGGCCGGCTCCACGGCGtcaacgaggaggaggacccggcggcggcggcggctgcggcatGGAACGCGTCTCCTCccgccgagccggcggcggcggcgtcgagcaagaggacgagctcgcgctCGGTGCGGAAGACGCAGGTCCTGCGCGACTGGTTCTCGGCCCACCTCGACCACCCCTACCCgagcgaggaggaaaagTCGTACCTCACGGCGCAGTCGGCCCTGACGAGGACCCAGGTGATCAACTGGTTCACCAACgcgcgccggcgccatcggctgTCGTCGCAGCCGCCGCTGGCCACGGCCACCTTTCGGTCGGGCTCCCCGATGCCGCCGCAGTCCCTGCTCTCGGGCATGACGCCGTTCGAGAGGTGGCGTCACTCGCCCCCCGACAGCGAGCCCGTGCCGGAGTCGGCGATCCAGCGCGCCATCGACACGGCTCGGTCGCgcaacggcctcgacgggggGGCCGACGGTgtggccctcggcgccgacggcggccacgcgACCGGCATGTTtaccgcctcggccagcgaCGACTCCTCCATGTTCCGCGCGTCGGCGTACAACCACTCCTCGGAAGCCTCGCTGTCGTCGTACTCGCACCGCTCCAACAGCGACGTCGCCCTGTCGGCCCACAGCCACGAGGGTTGTCCGCCCCGGCCGGACTGGATCGACGCGGCgggcaagaagaagcggGCCAAGGTACGAGCGTTCACGTGCGGATACTGCTCCCGCTCCTTTTCCAAAAAGTACGACTGGCTGCGGCACGAACGGTCGGTCCACGCGCCCGGCGACGTCTCGTGGGTGTGCGccatgccgctgccgctggaGCAGAGCTTGGTCGTCTGGCGGCCGGGCCACGGTCAGCCCGAGTGCATCCTCTGCGGCACTCTCTCGCCGACGGAGGAGCACCTCGATTCGCACGAGTTCGAGGCATGCTCCAAGCGTGCGTTGAAGGACCGAACCTTTTCGCGCAAGGATCACATGTGGCAGCACCTGTACAAGTTCCACGGGTGCCGACGGTGGGAGGGGTGGAAGCCAGATCTTAATTCCCTCCGGCATACGGCCTAG
- a CDS encoding chitin biosynthesis protein CHS5 yields the protein MLVSLTVGKVDAGVTVLLTPDKRLIEFPSILLPPNISSGSIVDITVSQNSNKETAEEQKFRALQDRIFSSFGASAPATPQLRCRNATQTSVVLEWDPIVLATADIMSLSLYRNGQKAGNIPRPLQMHSTKISGLAVDTEYSFHLVLRTSAGTRQSEKVTVRTHKMTDLSGVTITTGILPAAVKEHVAQAVERIGAKIVDGVRIDTTHFVTTEGRGTAWEKAVETNIPVVRPEWVDACEKNGRILGVTKFYLDAMRPGPPHEGHLATPVRSRGSGRESRADEADEGAKSPGGAGAQAGAKAGGGEGKDRGQDEGGDGEEQGATPEPESEPTTKHTLPEEQKMRLEEKEEHKVAMRPKRSSPERPDEHHGRSDDDDDGDGHDGGGEEKEDDAAKDGSSFQEVEL from the exons ATGCTCGTCTCCCTCAccgtcggcaaggtcgacgccggcgtcaccgtcctcCTGACGCCCGACAAGCGcctg ATCGAGttcccatccatcctcctGCCGCCCAACATCTCGTCCGGAagcatcgtcgacatcacCGTCTCGCAAAACTCGAAcaaggagacggccgaggagcaaAAGTTCCGTGCGCTGCAGGACCGAATCTTCTCCTCCTTTGgcgcctcggcgccggcgacgccccAGCTGCGCTGCCGCAACGCGACCCAGACGTCGGTGGTGCTCGAGTGGGACCCCATCgtgctcgccaccgccgacatCATGTCCCTGAGCCTCTACCGCAACGGCCAGAAGGCGGGAAACATCCCGCGTCCGCTGCAGATGCACAGCACCAAGATcagcggcctcgccgtcgacaccgAGTACAGCttccacctcgtcctccgcaCGAGCGCCGGCACCCGCCAGAGCGAAAAGGTGACGGTGCGGACCCACAAGATGACGGACCTCAGCGGCGTCACCATCACGACGGGCATactgcccgccgccgtcaaggagcaCGTCGCCCAGGCGGTCGAGCGCATCGGCGCCAAGattgtcgacggcgtccgcATCGACACGACGCACTTTGTCACGACCGAGGGCAGGGGCACCGCCTGGGAAAAGGCCGTCGAGACCAACATTCCGGTCGTGCGGCCCGAGTGGGTGGACGCGTGCGAGAAGAACGGCAGGATCCTCGGCGTCACCAAATTCTACCTCGACGCCATGCGGCCCGGACCCCCGCACGAGGGCCACCTGGCAACACCGGTGCGGTCGAGGGGGTCCGGACGCGAGTcgcgcgccgacgaggccgacgagggcgccaaGTCCCCCGGAGGAGCCGGAGCCCAGGCCGGagccaaggccggcggcggcgagggcaaggacCGAGGCCAGGACGAggggggcgacggcgaagagcaAGGTGCGACGCCGGAGCCCGAGTCGGAGCCGACCACCAAGCACACCCTTCCCGAGGAGCAAAAGATGCGGCTCGAGGAAAAGGAGGAGCACAAGGTGGCCATGCGACCGAAGAGAAGTTCACCCGAGCGGCCGGACGAGCATCATGGgcgcagcgacgacgacgacgacggagatgggcatgacggcggcggcgaggaaaaggaggacgacgcggccaaggATGGATCGTCGTTTCAAGAGGTCGAGCTGTAG
- a CDS encoding inner membrane magnesium transporter MRS2 precursor: MQPALRPPAPSRSLLRFLRSQTEAAFSGGRGAAFEPSPRCRRAAIRQTPTCTTTPCVRPSRLPLGSPPRALGSAGAKTPRLRLAFCTTAALRKPETDRLKAAGEPTWQERLWGSTVKKGAKLLKPDDLPSHENFDNSGSSMFNSRRVMAAKAMLEPRLRCTEVDEDGKVILVDGEFKKTELIAKFGLLPRDLRKIDSSNLPHILVRPSAILLNLLHLKVLIKHNRVLLFDVYGSKTSYPQSAFMYDLQGKLQQKPSQGSNGLPYEFRALEAVLTSVTSEMEADFEAVREPVMQILSELEDDIDREQLRILLILSKRVSTFEQKAKLVRDAIEELLEADDDLGDMYLTEKQHDLYRGTDDHTEVEMLLESYHKLTDEIVQEAGNLVSGIRNTEEIVRAILDANRNSLMLLELKFSVGTLGLAMGTFLAGLYGMNLENFIEETNWGFSTVTGLSSAISLIVCWYGLSKLRKVQRLKMMSNERPHMPRGLSYRDDGALGLLDSRNKEMLRRAHLQRAMATKKSWFPFWR; the protein is encoded by the exons ATGCAGCCAGCCTTGCGACCGCCTGCGCCGTCCCGCAGCCTGCTCCGCTTCCTGCGCTCCCAGACCGAAGCCGCATTCTCTGGTGGGCGTGGTGCTGCGTTTGAGCCGTCGCCACgctgtcgacgagcagcgatACGCCAGACCCCGACCTGTACGACAACACCGTGCGTGCGGCCGTCCAGGTTGCCTCTTGGAAGTCCGCCGCGGGCCCtcggcagcgccggcgcGAAGACGCCGAGGCTGAGGCTCGCCTTCTGCACCACCGCCGCTCTCCGAAAGCCCGAGACGGACCGGTTgaaggcggcgggcgagccgaCATGGCAGGAGAGATTGTGGGGAAGCACGGTCAAGAAGGGCGCGAAGCTGCTCAAACCAGACGACCTTCCGTCGCATGAAAATTTCGACAACTCGGGCTCGTCCATGTTCAACAGCCGGCGTGTCATGGCCGCCAAGGCGATGCTGGAGCCTCGACTGCGATGCACCGAggtcgacgaagacggcaaGGTTATACTGGTAGACGGCGAGTTCAAAAAGACGGAGCTCATTGCCAAA TTTGGCCTGCTGCCCCGAGACCTGCGAAAGATCGACTCGTCCAACTTGCCTCAcatcctcgtccggccgtcggccattCTGCTCAACCTGCTGCATCTGAAGGTCCTCATCAAGCACAACCGCGTTCTCCTCTTCGACGTGTACGGCTCCAAGACGTCGTACCCGCAGTCGGCCTTCATGTACGACCTGCAGGGCAAGCTGCAGCAGAAGCCGTCCCAGGGCTCGAACGGGCTGCCCTACGAATTCCGCgctctcgaggccgtcctGACTTCGGTCACGTCCGAGATGGAGGCCGACTTCGAAGCCGTGCGGGAGCCGGTGATGCAGATCCTcagcgagctcgaggacgacatcGACAGGGAGCAGCTGCGCATCCTTCTCATCCTGTCCAAGCGCGTGAGCACGTTTGAGCAGAAGGCGAAGCTCGTCCGCGACGCcatcgaggagctgctcgaggcagacgacgacctcggcgacaTGTACCTCACGGAGAAGCAGCACGACCTCTACAGGGGCACCGACGACCACACCGAGGTGGAGATGCTTCTCGAGTCGTACCACAAGCTCACCGACGAGATCGTGCAGGAGGCGGGCAATCTGGTGTCCGGAATCCGCAACACCGAGGAGAT CGTGcgcgccatcctcgacgccaacCGCAACTCGCTCATGCTCTTGGAACTCAAGTTTAGCGTCGGcacgctcggcctcgccatgggcaccttcctcgccggcctctaCGGCATGAACCTCGAGAACTTCATCGAGGAGACCAACTGGGGCTTCAGCACCGTTACCGgcttgtcgtcggccatctcgCTCATCGTCTGCTGGTACGGACTGAGCAAGCTGCGCAAGGTGCAGCGGCTCAAGATGATGAGCAACGAGCGACCGCACATGCCGCGAGGGCTGTCGtaccgcgacgacggcgccctcggcctgctggaCTCGAGGAACAAGGAGATGCTGCGACGTGCGCACCTGCAGCGGGCCATGGCCACCAAGAAGAGCTGGTTTCCCTTTTGGAGGTGA